In Fodinicurvata sediminis DSM 21159, one genomic interval encodes:
- a CDS encoding sigma-70 family RNA polymerase sigma factor, which produces MEASLDLLERPTECVRDGIKPAVAAAAGIDFHGSMSLSDPSAVMRRDHHAALIRAVADHGDRTAFAELFDHFAPRVKSYLIRLGADDGQAEELVQEVMIMIWRKAASFDPAQAGVSTWIFTIARNKRIDSLRRDRRGELDSEDPALHPEAEPSADSRVEAREDSERIRTALDQLPPEQADLIRMAYFEDKAHGAIALESELPLGTVKSRLRLALGRLRKALKEDEIE; this is translated from the coding sequence ATGGAAGCGAGCCTCGATTTACTGGAGCGTCCGACGGAGTGTGTGCGGGACGGGATCAAGCCGGCGGTTGCAGCGGCGGCTGGAATAGATTTTCATGGCAGCATGAGTCTTTCCGACCCCTCTGCCGTCATGCGCCGCGATCACCATGCCGCCCTGATTCGTGCGGTGGCCGATCATGGCGACCGGACGGCATTCGCAGAGCTGTTCGATCACTTTGCACCGCGGGTGAAATCCTACCTTATCCGCCTGGGTGCCGATGACGGTCAGGCGGAGGAGCTGGTCCAGGAGGTCATGATCATGATCTGGCGCAAGGCGGCAAGCTTCGATCCCGCCCAGGCTGGTGTGAGCACCTGGATCTTCACGATCGCGCGAAACAAGCGGATCGATTCGCTGCGGCGGGATCGGCGCGGCGAGCTAGACAGTGAGGATCCGGCCCTGCATCCGGAAGCGGAACCGTCCGCTGACAGCCGGGTCGAGGCGCGCGAGGATAGCGAGCGCATTCGTACCGCGCTGGATCAGTTGCCGCCCGAACAGGCGGACTTGATCCGCATGGCCTATTTCGAGGACAAGGCCCACGGTGCCATCGCCCTGGAAAGCGAGTTGCCGTTGGGGACCGTGAAATCACGCCTGCGCCTGGCCCTTGGACGGCTGCGCAAGGCCCTGAAGGAGGATGAGATAGAGTGA